One genomic region from Nocardioides plantarum encodes:
- a CDS encoding DNA repair helicase XPB — protein sequence MTDGPLIVQSDKTLLLEIDHDQAADCRKAIAPFAELERSPEHVHTYRLTPLGLWNARAAGHDAEQVVDTLLQYSRYAVPHALLVDVAETMARYGRLRLEKHPVHGLVLASSDRPVLEEVLRAKKIAGMLGARIDDDTVAVHASERGNLKQALLKLGWPAEDFAGYVDGEAHAIALDESEWQLRSYQREAAESFWHGGSGVVVLPCGAGKTLVGAAAMAHAQATTLILVTNTVSARQWKDELVRRTSLTEDEIGEYSGTVKEIRPVTIATYQVMTTKRGGVYRHLELLDARDWGLIVYDEVHLLPAPIFRMTANLQARRRIGLTATLVREDGREGDVFSLIGPKRYDAPWKDIEAQGWIAPADCVEVRVTLPTSERLVYATAEPEERYRLASCTHEKVQVVRDLVAQHPGQPTLVIGQYIDQLDELAEQLDAPVIKGETPVKERQRLFDAFRSGEVGLLVVSKVANFSIDLPSAEVAIQVSGSFGSRQEEAQRLGRLLRPKDDGKSAHFYTIVSRDTVDADFAQNRQRFLAEQGYAYRIVDAEDLPA from the coding sequence GTGACCGATGGCCCCCTGATCGTGCAGTCCGACAAGACCCTCCTCCTCGAGATCGACCACGACCAGGCGGCCGACTGCCGCAAGGCGATCGCGCCGTTCGCCGAGCTCGAGCGCTCCCCCGAGCACGTCCACACCTACCGGCTGACGCCGCTGGGTCTCTGGAACGCCCGCGCCGCCGGCCACGACGCCGAGCAGGTCGTCGACACGCTGCTCCAGTACAGCCGCTACGCCGTCCCGCACGCGCTGCTCGTCGATGTCGCCGAGACGATGGCCCGCTACGGACGGCTGCGGCTCGAGAAGCACCCCGTGCACGGCCTGGTGCTGGCCAGCAGCGACCGGCCGGTGCTCGAGGAGGTGCTGCGCGCCAAGAAGATCGCCGGGATGCTCGGCGCCCGCATCGACGACGACACCGTCGCCGTCCACGCCTCCGAGCGCGGCAACCTCAAGCAGGCACTGCTCAAGCTGGGGTGGCCGGCCGAGGACTTCGCCGGGTACGTCGACGGCGAGGCCCACGCGATCGCGCTCGACGAGAGCGAGTGGCAGCTGCGCTCCTACCAGCGCGAGGCCGCCGAGTCGTTCTGGCACGGCGGGTCCGGGGTCGTGGTCCTGCCCTGCGGCGCCGGCAAGACCCTCGTCGGCGCGGCCGCGATGGCGCACGCGCAGGCGACGACGCTGATCCTGGTCACCAACACCGTGAGCGCCCGGCAGTGGAAGGACGAGCTGGTCCGTCGTACGTCGCTGACCGAGGACGAGATCGGCGAGTACTCCGGCACCGTCAAGGAGATCCGGCCGGTCACCATCGCGACCTACCAGGTGATGACGACCAAGCGGGGCGGCGTCTATCGCCACCTCGAGCTGCTCGACGCCCGCGACTGGGGCCTGATCGTCTACGACGAGGTCCACCTGCTGCCGGCGCCGATCTTCCGGATGACCGCCAACCTCCAGGCCCGTCGGCGGATCGGGCTCACCGCGACCCTGGTGCGCGAGGACGGCCGCGAGGGCGACGTGTTCTCGCTGATCGGCCCCAAGCGGTACGACGCCCCGTGGAAGGACATCGAGGCCCAGGGCTGGATCGCGCCGGCCGACTGCGTCGAGGTCCGGGTGACGCTGCCGACCTCGGAGCGGCTGGTCTACGCGACCGCCGAGCCCGAGGAGCGCTACCGGCTCGCGTCGTGCACGCACGAGAAGGTCCAGGTCGTGCGCGACCTCGTCGCGCAGCACCCCGGCCAGCCCACGCTGGTGATCGGACAGTACATCGACCAGCTCGACGAGCTCGCCGAGCAGCTCGACGCCCCCGTCATCAAGGGCGAGACCCCGGTCAAGGAGCGGCAGCGCCTCTTCGACGCCTTCCGCTCCGGCGAGGTCGGGCTCCTGGTGGTCTCCAAGGTCGCCAACTTCTCCATCGACCTGCCCTCGGCCGAGGTCGCGATCCAGGTGTCGGGGTCCTTCGGCTCGCGCCAGGAGGAGGCCCAGCGCCTGGGGCGGCTGCTGCGCCCCAAGGACGACGGCAAGTCCGCGCACTTCTACACGATCGTCAGCCGCGACACCGTCGACGCCGACTTCGCCCAGAACCGGCAGCGGTTCCTGGCCGAGCAGGGCTACGCCTACCGGATCGTCGACGCGGAGGACCTGCCGGCCTGA
- a CDS encoding TetR family transcriptional regulator — MSTTPARRGRRPGSPDTRASILVHARTQFAAQGYAGTSVRKVAAAAGVDAALVHHYFGSKDDLFLAALEVALDPREVLRPVAEGGLDGAGERLLRVFVAVWDDETTSLPLRTLLRSVFEPEGGRLTRDGLMRLVLGPLGTALGLDQPDRRMALVASQLVGLVVTRYVLGIEPIASAPSEELVASYAPTVQRYLEDPLG, encoded by the coding sequence ATGTCGACGACTCCGGCCCGGCGCGGGCGACGTCCCGGCTCCCCCGACACCCGGGCGAGCATCCTGGTGCACGCACGGACCCAGTTCGCCGCTCAGGGGTACGCCGGCACCTCGGTGCGCAAGGTGGCCGCGGCAGCCGGCGTCGACGCGGCCCTGGTGCACCACTACTTCGGCAGCAAGGACGACCTGTTCCTGGCGGCGCTGGAGGTCGCGCTCGACCCGCGCGAGGTGCTGCGGCCGGTGGCCGAGGGTGGGCTCGACGGCGCCGGTGAGCGGCTGCTGCGGGTCTTCGTCGCGGTCTGGGACGACGAGACCACCTCGTTGCCGCTGCGCACGCTCCTGCGATCGGTGTTCGAGCCCGAGGGCGGTCGGTTGACCCGCGACGGGCTCATGCGGCTGGTGCTCGGCCCGCTGGGGACTGCCCTGGGCCTCGACCAGCCCGACCGACGGATGGCGTTGGTCGCCTCGCAGCTGGTGGGCCTGGTGGTGACCCGCTACGTGCTGGGGATCGAGCCGATCGCCTCGGCCCCGTCGGAGGAGCTCGTGGCGTCGTACGCGCCCACCGTGCAGCGCTACCTGGAGGACCCCCTCGGTTGA
- a CDS encoding ABC transporter ATP-binding protein, producing the protein MNYVVETRGLRVVRSGRVVLDGLDLSIGSGVTGLLGPSGCGKSTLLRSIVGVQRVAGGEVTVLGEPAGSRSLRRRIGYVTQAASVYDDLTVAENLRFFARVLGSPVGEVDAALESVDLTAYAEAVVGRLSGGQRSRASLAVALLGRPSLLVLDEPTVGLDPVLRRDLWRLFHGLADDGVTVLVSSHVMDEAERCDRLLLMRDGAVLAQGTPAEIRERAGTDDVESAFLSLVGASS; encoded by the coding sequence ATGAATTATGTGGTGGAGACCCGCGGGCTGCGCGTCGTGCGCAGCGGCCGGGTCGTCCTGGACGGACTCGACCTGAGCATCGGGTCCGGCGTGACGGGACTGCTCGGACCGAGCGGCTGCGGCAAGTCGACGCTCCTCCGCTCGATCGTCGGGGTGCAGCGCGTCGCCGGAGGTGAGGTCACCGTCCTGGGCGAGCCCGCCGGCAGCCGGAGCCTGCGCCGCCGGATCGGCTACGTGACCCAGGCCGCCAGCGTGTACGACGACCTCACCGTCGCCGAGAACCTGCGGTTCTTCGCGCGGGTGCTGGGCAGCCCCGTCGGCGAGGTGGACGCGGCCCTGGAGTCGGTCGACCTCACGGCGTACGCCGAGGCCGTCGTCGGCCGACTCAGCGGTGGGCAACGATCGCGGGCCAGCCTCGCCGTCGCCCTGCTCGGTCGTCCGTCGCTGCTCGTCCTCGACGAGCCGACGGTGGGGCTCGACCCGGTGCTGCGCCGCGACCTGTGGCGGCTGTTCCACGGACTGGCCGACGACGGGGTCACGGTCCTCGTCTCGAGCCACGTGATGGACGAGGCCGAGCGCTGCGACCGACTGCTGCTCATGCGCGACGGCGCCGTGCTGGCCCAGGGCACCCCGGCGGAGATCCGGGAGCGGGCCGGCACCGACGACGTCGAGTCGGCGTTCCTGTCGCTGGTCGGAGCGTCGTCGTGA
- a CDS encoding ABC transporter permease, protein MNPRTTLAVAGRVLTQLRRDRRTAAMLIVLPCLLITLLWWMFRDLPVDPFDRLGPALLAVFPFIVMFLVTSVTTLRERSSGTLERLLAMPMGRLDFLLGYALAFGVVAALQSGLAVSVSVGLLDLSVEGPVWLLCVVATADAVLGSVLGLFVSAFARTEFQAVQFLPLVVFPQLLLCGLFVARPDLPEVLDVTGRALPLTYAVDAMDRLTGSSTTSDVWLDLLVVGGFVVAGLALGSVTLRRRTE, encoded by the coding sequence GTGAACCCGCGCACCACCCTCGCGGTGGCCGGTCGGGTCCTGACCCAGCTGCGTCGCGACCGCCGGACGGCGGCGATGCTGATCGTGCTGCCCTGCCTGCTGATCACGTTGCTGTGGTGGATGTTCCGTGACCTGCCGGTCGACCCGTTCGACCGCCTGGGACCGGCCCTTCTCGCGGTGTTCCCCTTCATCGTGATGTTCCTGGTCACCAGCGTCACCACCCTGCGCGAGCGGTCCAGCGGCACCCTGGAGCGGCTGCTGGCCATGCCGATGGGGCGACTCGACTTCCTCCTGGGCTACGCCCTCGCGTTCGGCGTGGTCGCCGCCCTCCAGTCCGGCCTGGCGGTCTCGGTGTCGGTCGGGCTGCTCGACCTCTCGGTCGAGGGACCGGTGTGGCTCCTGTGCGTCGTGGCGACGGCCGACGCCGTGCTCGGCTCGGTCCTCGGCCTGTTCGTGAGTGCGTTCGCGCGCACGGAGTTCCAGGCGGTGCAGTTCCTGCCGCTGGTCGTGTTCCCGCAGCTGCTGCTCTGCGGGCTCTTCGTGGCCCGCCCGGACCTCCCGGAGGTCCTGGACGTCACGGGCCGTGCGCTGCCGCTGACCTACGCCGTGGACGCGATGGACCGGCTCACCGGCAGCAGCACCACCAGCGACGTCTGGCTCGACCTGCTCGTCGTCGGTGGCTTCGTCGTGGCCGGGCTCGCGCTGGGGTCCGTCACGCTGCGGCGACGTACGGAGTGA
- a CDS encoding M48 family metallopeptidase, producing MTDDQGWLARRRRRLMDGYADRSRAKAAAKAIDSSRPSVATVAVWGLAGLVHLTTVATLVLGAWLTLIAPSLVLRVPGLVIVLFGLFLVPWPRSVRKLGAHTRVDLPELFALLDRVAEHNGGPVPHLVGFDPDYNASTFALGRRRVLVLGAPLWVAAPPHARLALLGHELGHFAHRDVLSSSWTAPAHRALEQWRLVLRELGDDPFDGGTGLRIVTVVIRVLVLPFRALLAGYVYLLDLLAASSSRSREYLADLDAISTGGSDGALALLDTLLAGSAVEAAVGRAAIRRDDAWHEVRTTLARDDLTTRLRRRAHAVQEESRIDDSHPSHAQRIRLVEEREQVGPGVVVDTATWHRLDAELEPYLDSAGSVLVDAVRYQH from the coding sequence GTGACCGATGACCAGGGCTGGCTGGCCCGCCGACGCCGCCGGCTGATGGACGGGTACGCCGATCGCTCCCGCGCGAAGGCGGCGGCCAAGGCGATCGACTCCAGCCGGCCCTCCGTTGCGACCGTCGCGGTGTGGGGCCTGGCCGGGCTGGTGCACCTGACGACCGTCGCGACCCTCGTCCTCGGTGCCTGGCTGACGTTGATCGCCCCGTCCCTCGTGCTGCGGGTCCCCGGGCTGGTGATCGTCCTGTTCGGGCTGTTCCTGGTCCCGTGGCCCCGGTCGGTCCGCAAGCTGGGCGCGCACACGAGAGTCGACCTGCCCGAGCTGTTCGCCCTTCTCGACAGGGTCGCCGAGCACAACGGCGGGCCGGTGCCGCACCTCGTCGGGTTCGACCCCGACTACAACGCCTCCACGTTCGCGCTCGGTCGGCGCCGGGTGCTCGTCCTCGGTGCCCCCTTGTGGGTCGCCGCGCCGCCGCACGCGCGGCTGGCCCTGCTGGGTCACGAGCTCGGGCACTTCGCTCACCGCGACGTCCTGTCCTCGTCCTGGACCGCGCCGGCCCACCGGGCGCTCGAGCAGTGGCGACTGGTGCTCCGCGAGCTCGGCGACGACCCGTTCGACGGGGGGACCGGCCTGCGGATCGTCACCGTCGTGATCCGGGTCCTGGTCCTTCCGTTCCGGGCGTTGCTGGCCGGCTACGTCTACCTCCTCGACCTGCTCGCAGCGTCGTCGTCGCGCAGCCGCGAGTACCTCGCCGACCTCGATGCCATCAGCACCGGGGGGTCGGACGGCGCCCTCGCGCTGCTGGACACGTTGCTCGCCGGCAGCGCCGTCGAGGCTGCCGTGGGCCGGGCCGCGATCCGCCGTGACGACGCGTGGCACGAGGTCCGGACGACCCTGGCCCGCGACGACCTCACGACCCGGCTCCGGCGTCGCGCCCACGCCGTCCAGGAGGAGAGCCGGATCGACGACTCCCACCCCAGCCACGCCCAGCGCATCCGGCTGGTCGAGGAGCGGGAGCAGGTCGGCCCGGGCGTGGTCGTCGACACGGCCACGTGGCACCGGCTGGACGCCGAGCTCGAGCCGTACCTCGACAGCGCCGGCAGCGTCCTGGTCGACGCCGTCCGCTACCAGCACTGA
- a CDS encoding TetR/AcrR family transcriptional regulator, with translation MDVRQQRSQAALFAAALRLAATAPVGSLTATALAREAGVHRSTFYELASSPADLVERALRAELDDLRAGLLVDGDPDLDRAVTGVTRGVLEHVRRHAEIYRRGLADDSGVASLHPMLARHFRETSRLLSARARLRVDLEVAGIDGVRVEDTAIHFVCAATVGAIEAWVGSDDLDVDAFLALYLRLLPGWWPHDRGTD, from the coding sequence ATGGACGTGCGTCAGCAGCGCTCGCAGGCCGCGCTCTTCGCGGCGGCGCTCCGGCTGGCCGCGACTGCGCCGGTGGGCTCGCTCACGGCGACCGCGCTCGCCCGCGAGGCAGGTGTGCACCGCTCGACCTTCTACGAGCTCGCGAGCTCGCCCGCCGATCTCGTCGAGCGCGCCCTGCGCGCCGAGCTCGACGACCTGCGCGCCGGCCTCCTGGTCGACGGCGACCCCGATCTCGACCGGGCGGTCACCGGCGTCACCCGCGGCGTCCTCGAGCACGTACGACGCCATGCCGAGATCTACCGGCGCGGGCTGGCCGACGACAGCGGGGTGGCCAGCCTGCACCCCATGCTGGCCCGCCACTTCCGCGAGACGAGCCGGCTGCTGAGTGCCCGCGCCCGCCTGCGGGTCGACCTCGAGGTCGCGGGCATCGACGGCGTCCGGGTCGAGGACACCGCGATCCACTTCGTCTGTGCCGCGACGGTGGGCGCCATCGAGGCCTGGGTCGGCTCCGACGACCTCGACGTCGACGCCTTCCTCGCGCTCTACCTGCGACTGCTGCCCGGGTGGTGGCCGCACGACCGCGGCACCGACTGA
- a CDS encoding SDR family NAD(P)-dependent oxidoreductase — protein sequence MATYDVQDRSAIVTGSGSGIGRAVARLLAANGAAVVVHDLDAAAADRVTAEIVADGGVASAFVGDASDPEVAVRAVAAAEALAPLRIAVNNAGIGGPSLPIGDYPLDSWRQVVDVNLNGVFYNMRAQLPAMAAHGGGAIVNMGSVLGSVGLPGSSAYVTTKHGLVGLTKNAALEYGEQRVRVTAVGPGFISTPLLEANLDADAQAALAAKHAAGRLGTTEEVAALVAFLVSDAATFVTGSYHLVDGGYAAS from the coding sequence ATGGCTACCTACGACGTGCAGGACCGTTCCGCGATCGTGACGGGATCAGGCTCGGGCATCGGCCGCGCGGTCGCGCGACTGCTGGCCGCCAACGGTGCCGCCGTGGTGGTGCACGACCTCGACGCCGCGGCCGCCGACCGCGTGACGGCCGAGATCGTGGCTGACGGCGGTGTGGCATCGGCGTTCGTCGGCGACGCGTCGGACCCCGAGGTCGCCGTACGCGCGGTGGCCGCCGCCGAGGCGCTCGCCCCCCTGCGGATCGCGGTCAACAACGCCGGCATCGGCGGGCCCTCGCTGCCGATCGGCGACTACCCGCTCGACTCCTGGCGCCAGGTCGTCGACGTCAACCTCAACGGCGTCTTCTACAACATGCGCGCCCAGCTGCCGGCGATGGCCGCCCACGGCGGTGGCGCGATCGTCAACATGGGCTCGGTCCTGGGCTCGGTCGGCCTCCCCGGCTCCTCGGCCTACGTCACGACCAAGCACGGCCTGGTCGGTCTGACCAAGAACGCTGCCCTCGAGTACGGCGAGCAGCGAGTGCGCGTCACTGCCGTCGGTCCCGGCTTCATCTCCACTCCCCTGCTCGAGGCCAACCTCGACGCCGACGCCCAGGCCGCGCTGGCCGCGAAGCACGCCGCCGGTCGCCTCGGCACCACCGAGGAGGTCGCCGCCCTGGTCGCCTTCCTGGTCTCCGACGCCGCCACCTTCGTGACCGGCAGCTACCACCTCGTCGACGGCGGGTACGCCGCGTCCTGA
- the serA gene encoding phosphoglycerate dehydrogenase, producing MKALLLENIHPIAVETLERRGFEVELRTAAMSEDELIAALPGVALLGIRSNTTITTAVLDSAPDLLAIGCFCIGTNQVDLAAAAERGVAVFNAPYSNTRSVVELVIGEIIALARRLTEKTEKMHAGVWDKSAKGSHEIRGRTLGIVGYGNIGTQLSNVAEALGLRVIFFDTADRLAHGNARRTSSLDELLAEADVVTLHVDGRPGNAGFFGAEQFAAMKPRSIFINAARGMVVDTEALREQILSGHIAGAALDVFPVEPKAQGDEFESPLRGLDNVILTPHVGGSTQEAQEEIGWFVAGKLAGFVLEGRTELSVDLPAVLAPRLTTGSRIGFLHVNVPGVLADLNARLAEQGVNVTGQYLATRGEQGYVVTDVSEPVSEAVATALGASDQTIWLRSWSA from the coding sequence GTGAAGGCCCTGCTGCTCGAGAACATCCATCCCATCGCCGTCGAGACCCTCGAGCGGCGCGGCTTCGAGGTCGAGCTCCGGACGGCCGCGATGTCCGAGGACGAGCTGATCGCCGCGCTGCCGGGGGTCGCCCTGCTCGGCATCCGCTCCAACACCACGATCACGACCGCGGTGCTCGACAGCGCCCCCGACCTGCTGGCGATCGGCTGCTTCTGCATCGGGACCAACCAGGTCGACCTGGCCGCGGCGGCCGAGCGTGGCGTGGCGGTGTTCAACGCGCCGTACTCCAACACGCGCAGCGTGGTCGAGCTCGTCATCGGCGAGATCATCGCGCTGGCACGGCGGTTGACCGAGAAGACCGAGAAGATGCACGCCGGTGTCTGGGACAAGTCGGCCAAGGGCAGCCACGAGATCCGCGGTCGCACCCTCGGCATCGTGGGCTACGGCAACATCGGCACCCAGCTGTCCAACGTCGCCGAGGCGCTCGGTCTGCGGGTCATCTTCTTCGACACCGCCGACCGGCTCGCCCACGGCAACGCCCGCCGGACGTCCTCGCTCGACGAGCTGCTCGCCGAGGCCGACGTCGTCACGCTGCACGTCGACGGACGCCCGGGCAACGCCGGGTTCTTCGGCGCCGAGCAGTTCGCCGCCATGAAGCCGCGCTCGATCTTCATCAACGCCGCCCGCGGCATGGTCGTCGACACCGAGGCGCTGCGCGAGCAGATCCTGAGCGGTCACATCGCCGGCGCCGCGCTCGACGTGTTCCCCGTGGAGCCCAAGGCCCAGGGCGACGAGTTCGAGTCGCCGCTGCGCGGCCTCGACAACGTGATCCTCACCCCCCACGTCGGCGGCTCGACGCAGGAGGCGCAGGAGGAGATCGGCTGGTTCGTCGCCGGCAAGCTCGCCGGGTTCGTCCTCGAGGGTCGCACCGAGCTCTCGGTCGACCTCCCGGCCGTCCTGGCCCCGCGGCTCACGACCGGCTCGCGGATCGGCTTCCTGCACGTCAACGTCCCCGGCGTCCTGGCCGACCTCAACGCGCGGCTCGCCGAGCAGGGCGTCAACGTGACCGGTCAGTACCTCGCCACGCGCGGCGAGCAGGGCTACGTCGTCACCGACGTCTCCGAGCCGGTGTCCGAGGCCGTGGCGACCGCACTGGGTGCCTCCGACCAGACGATCTGGCTGCGTTCCTGGTCGGCCTGA
- a CDS encoding oxygenase MpaB family protein → MDVTSVTSGVRDRLGQALFERVAGPDALDKRDRIHFTQGARWFEPDSPISVVHGDASMFVGGIRALLLQTLHPAAMLAVSEHSGFRGDMWGRLHRTSEFLATTTFATAEDAERQVDIVRAIHKRVVGTMPDGTPYAASDPHLLRWVHVAEVDSFLRAHTVYGKQRLDQAQRDTYVAQVGEIATRLGASDVPGTEAELVEALASYRPELRGTSEAREAVRYLLFRPPLPLAARPAYGVLVAAAVGLMPAWTRVPLRLPWLPVTERTVVRALGSAATGTIRWAMTPGA, encoded by the coding sequence GTGGACGTGACGAGCGTGACGAGCGGGGTGCGTGACCGGTTGGGGCAGGCCCTGTTCGAGCGGGTCGCCGGGCCCGACGCGCTCGACAAGCGCGACCGGATCCACTTCACGCAGGGCGCACGCTGGTTCGAGCCCGACAGCCCGATCTCGGTGGTGCACGGCGACGCCTCGATGTTCGTCGGCGGCATCCGGGCGCTCCTGCTGCAGACCCTGCACCCCGCCGCCATGCTCGCGGTCTCCGAGCACTCCGGCTTCCGCGGTGACATGTGGGGACGCCTGCACCGCACCAGCGAGTTCCTCGCGACCACCACGTTCGCGACCGCCGAGGACGCCGAGCGCCAGGTCGACATCGTCCGCGCCATCCACAAGCGGGTCGTCGGCACGATGCCCGACGGGACGCCGTACGCCGCCTCCGACCCGCACCTGCTGCGCTGGGTGCACGTCGCCGAGGTCGACAGCTTCCTGCGGGCCCACACCGTCTACGGCAAGCAGCGGCTCGACCAGGCCCAGCGCGACACCTACGTCGCCCAGGTCGGCGAGATCGCGACCCGCCTCGGGGCCAGCGACGTGCCGGGCACCGAGGCCGAGCTGGTCGAGGCGCTGGCGTCCTACCGCCCCGAGCTGCGCGGCACCTCCGAGGCACGGGAGGCCGTGCGCTACCTGCTCTTCCGGCCGCCGCTGCCGCTGGCCGCCCGACCGGCGTACGGCGTCCTGGTGGCCGCCGCGGTGGGCCTGATGCCCGCGTGGACCCGGGTGCCGCTGCGGCTGCCCTGGCTGCCGGTCACCGAGCGGACGGTCGTGCGCGCGCTCGGGTCGGCCGCCACCGGCACCATCCGCTGGGCGATGACCCCGGGCGCGTAG
- a CDS encoding HD domain-containing protein — MPPPAGPSWPLDDGLAVRDELLAAYADPERGYHDTTHLTEVLARVDELAAAGVPFEHLPVRLAAWFHDAVYDGERDAEERSAAWAEHALPGLVDDAVVVEVVRLVRLTESHRPEEGDANGCVLSDADLGILAAPAERYAAYVSDVRAEYAHLDDETFAAGRRVVLTDLVGKPRLFHTSYALERWEDAARANVAAELG, encoded by the coding sequence ATGCCCCCGCCTGCTGGTCCGTCCTGGCCCCTCGACGACGGTCTGGCCGTCCGCGACGAGCTGCTGGCGGCGTACGCCGACCCCGAGCGCGGCTACCACGACACGACCCACCTGACCGAGGTGCTCGCCCGCGTCGACGAGCTCGCGGCGGCCGGGGTGCCGTTCGAGCACCTGCCCGTCCGGCTGGCGGCGTGGTTCCACGACGCGGTCTACGACGGCGAGCGCGACGCCGAGGAGCGCTCGGCCGCCTGGGCCGAGCACGCGTTGCCGGGCCTGGTCGACGACGCGGTCGTCGTCGAGGTCGTGCGGCTGGTGCGGCTCACGGAGTCGCACCGCCCCGAGGAGGGCGACGCGAACGGCTGCGTGCTGTCCGACGCCGACCTCGGCATCCTGGCCGCGCCGGCCGAGCGCTACGCGGCGTACGTGAGCGACGTGCGGGCCGAGTACGCCCACCTCGACGACGAGACCTTCGCGGCCGGGCGCCGGGTGGTGCTGACCGACCTCGTCGGCAAGCCCCGGCTGTTCCACACCTCCTACGCCCTCGAGCGCTGGGAGGACGCCGCGCGCGCCAACGTCGCGGCCGAGCTCGGCTAG
- a CDS encoding DUF4031 domain-containing protein, with translation MILIDPPAVERWGRRWSHLASDTSYDELHAFARRLDIPERGFDRDHYDVPSEWYDVVVAAGASPVSSRELVARLNAAGLRRRKPRRPRDTP, from the coding sequence GTGATCCTCATCGACCCGCCCGCGGTCGAGCGCTGGGGGCGCCGCTGGTCCCACCTGGCCAGCGACACGTCGTACGACGAGCTGCACGCGTTCGCGCGCCGCCTCGACATCCCCGAGCGCGGCTTCGACCGCGACCACTACGACGTCCCCTCGGAGTGGTACGACGTCGTGGTCGCCGCCGGCGCGAGCCCGGTCAGCTCGCGCGAGCTCGTGGCGCGCCTGAACGCCGCGGGCCTGCGCCGCCGCAAGCCGCGCCGGCCGAGGGACACGCCCTAG
- a CDS encoding copper homeostasis protein CutC — MNPLLEVAVHRVEDVAGAVEGGADRLTLDVDGRSPDVPTAAAVLRAAVAGDVPVRVMLRLDDTFTTTGGDLVRMIGLGEEYLALGAEGLLFGFLDVDLEVDVATTTALADSLPGVPWTFHRAIDATLDLARSWRRVVGLPGLTAVSSGGSPQGLAQGYDDLLALAGRDPAVARLLVASGGLDAEQVPWLARAGVHQFRVGHQVRPGGSSRAFVDAGLVRSWRLLLDGPAVSRADRTVTS; from the coding sequence GTGAACCCCCTGCTCGAGGTCGCCGTGCACCGCGTCGAGGACGTCGCGGGCGCGGTCGAGGGCGGCGCCGACCGGCTCACCCTCGACGTGGACGGCCGCTCGCCCGACGTGCCCACGGCGGCCGCCGTGCTCCGGGCGGCCGTGGCCGGCGACGTGCCGGTGCGGGTGATGCTGCGGCTCGACGACACGTTCACGACCACCGGCGGCGACCTGGTCCGGATGATCGGCCTGGGCGAGGAGTACCTCGCGCTCGGCGCCGAGGGGTTGCTGTTCGGGTTCCTCGACGTCGACCTCGAGGTCGACGTCGCCACCACGACCGCGCTGGCCGACTCGCTGCCGGGCGTCCCGTGGACCTTCCACCGTGCCATCGACGCGACGCTCGACCTCGCACGCTCGTGGCGCCGGGTCGTCGGCCTCCCGGGCCTGACGGCCGTCTCGTCCGGCGGCTCGCCCCAGGGCCTGGCCCAGGGCTACGACGACCTGCTCGCGCTCGCCGGCCGTGACCCCGCGGTCGCCCGGCTCCTGGTCGCCAGCGGCGGGCTCGACGCCGAGCAGGTGCCGTGGCTGGCACGCGCGGGCGTCCACCAGTTCCGGGTCGGTCACCAGGTCCGCCCGGGCGGCTCGTCGCGGGCCTTCGTCGACGCGGGCCTGGTCCGCTCGTGGCGGCTGCTGCTCGACGGCCCGGCCGTCTCGCGCGCCGACCGCACCGTGACCTCGTGA
- a CDS encoding GntR family transcriptional regulator, which yields MEDVLLRDGRALKHVVVREYVRGLVAGNAPGSPAPSERELVHRFGVARMTVRQALDALVTEGLLERIPGRGTFVARPRRVATPIIGYTEEMARRGLLAESVTLLARREQAGPGVARALNLTEGDAVIHWRRVRRGDGAVVCLEDNYLNEVLLPGFLQTGMPTSLYDALDDRGLRPTWAEDSISADTVGDEEAALLEVDPGTVVLRHSRRGLVDDKIVNVSRSVYRADRFTLWIQLGHDA from the coding sequence GTGGAGGACGTGCTGCTGAGGGACGGTCGTGCGCTCAAGCACGTCGTCGTCCGGGAGTACGTCCGAGGCCTGGTCGCCGGCAACGCCCCCGGCTCGCCGGCCCCCTCCGAGCGTGAGCTCGTGCACCGCTTCGGGGTCGCCCGGATGACCGTGCGCCAAGCCCTGGACGCGCTGGTCACCGAGGGCCTCCTCGAGCGGATCCCCGGCCGCGGCACCTTCGTGGCCCGCCCGCGCCGCGTCGCCACCCCGATCATCGGCTACACCGAGGAGATGGCGCGCCGCGGTCTGCTCGCCGAGTCCGTCACCCTCCTCGCCCGCCGTGAGCAGGCCGGCCCCGGCGTCGCCCGCGCCCTCAACCTCACCGAGGGCGACGCCGTCATCCACTGGCGCCGCGTACGCCGCGGCGACGGCGCCGTCGTCTGCCTCGAGGACAACTACCTCAACGAGGTGCTGCTCCCCGGCTTCCTGCAGACCGGCATGCCGACCAGCCTGTACGACGCCCTCGACGACCGCGGCCTCCGCCCCACCTGGGCCGAGGACTCCATCAGCGCCGACACCGTCGGCGACGAGGAGGCCGCCCTCCTCGAGGTCGATCCCGGCACGGTGGTCCTGCGTCACTCGCGACGCGGACTGGTCGACGACAAGATCGTCAACGTGTCGCGCAGCGTGTACCGTGCGGACCGGTTCACGCTCTGGATCCAGCTCGGCCACGACGCCTGA